The window ACCTGGTTTGTCTAAAACTCTGCAATCTTGTTGTTATTGACTTAAATTTTCAGTTTGTGATTATGATGATGGTGTTGTTTTCTGCTGTCTGGAGTTTGTAGAATCTTTCATGTTGTTCAGATGTATGGAGTGAGTGAGGGTCATGTAATGTAATGTAATGTAATGTAATGAGAGATGGGTTTTTGGATataatatatctttgtttgaaTTAGAACGATTGATATTTGTATTTAGTAGGTgggtatattttaatttggaagGTTTCATTGTGTTTTATCTTggtataaattaaatgaagttGTTGTAGAAGTTTAACGAAATTAGAGGCTATGGTAAAACTTCGTTTTAGAAAGCAACGTGCGACTTGAAGGCCATGATCTACTATGGATTCTTATACCCaccattttatattatataagaATAAAGATGCTCTTGACTCGATATCGTTGTTCTGTTCTACTAGAGTTCTAATTTTTCAAAGGTTTTGGTGTAAATAGTACATGATGGAGCTCGAGTAAAAAGTATTGACTCTGAGTTTCTAAAATGGAGAATGGGGCGGGGACGGGAATAAAAAAACCCTACGAAGACGAATACATCCCGACCCCAATGTTGAGGTCATGATTCATAGAAACAAATCACTCACTTCTTCTATAAGGATAGGTACACAAATCACAACTTCAAATGTCATTATTGTTTACCTACCATTTAATTGACATTTTAATGACATCGGAGGAGGAACTTTACGTTGCATTTACTTCATTCCACCATCTGTCCGTGAAATGCACTTCATTATCTTCCAAACATTTAATGAACTTGTAAGAAATGAAGGGTGACATTCAAATATAGAGACATTTGAAGTGCATAAATGAATCGAgatcataaataaatgagaacgATTTTGAGGATATATggataagagagattaaaaaaattgaaagtcactaATACTAAGGTGTACCTTCTTTTTCGGTGCCTCAATCATATAAGCTCCATGGTTAAGAGTGCTTTACTtagagcaattctatgttgagtGACGTCATAGAAATTTTCTTGGAATGCATGTGTAAAGCATGCTAGAATGAGTTGTATTAGTGTGTGGGAATAGTCTTCACTGAGTAGGGAAATGTCCAGGTACACAAGTACCAAATTTAAGTTCTGAATCCTAATATGAGTCGTTACAATACCAAAAATTGTATAAGATATCTTCACTCACATGCCTCCACATGAACGACTTAGATTAAATATGTCAACCCAAACCCAACTCGATGAACGGGGAAAAACTTTAGCCTTCAAAGTAAGGTGGAGGTAGATAATAGCTCAATTTTGGTAAAGAAAAATCCATTGGTGAGGTCATGATTTGTAGGAAGCAAATCACTCAATTCTTCCATTAAGGATATCAAATAAGTGACATTAATGATATTCAATTTAGGTGAGGAACTTTACATTGCATTTACTCCACTCTACCATCCTCTCATCAAATCAAAACCACTTTATCTTCCAAGTAAACGATTCATCATCGACTTTTGAAATGGTCATTAAAGATTTATCAGTAAAACATGCCCGAGAgttgtaatttaacttaaacccgcttaaattttgaaaacaattataaaaaatgcttattAAGTTCCTAATTTATAGAATCTGTTGACTCTCTACAACTATGATTAATCGAGCctaatcaataaaaatgattaatctCCCACATAATGAGGCCATATGCATAAAACTAATTGAGTTTATTTCATGAATAACTCCATTAAAATATGTAATCACTCGAGTAAATAgcaatataaaaatatgatgaGGCGATATGACtgccttttaaatttttatttaaaaaaagaaaaaaaaaacttaaaaattaaattacatacCAAATAAACTCAGTTTTGggagttttcaaattttgtttgattgtttgtCAAATTCTTAAAAACTATGATTGAATGCCTCATAGAATTAAGGCTATTATTGTTGTAGTCATTGGGAGAAAGAATTAAGGGTATATTTAGTTTTCCTTAATGAAAATCGACTTCTATCCGTGTTATCATTCTCGCAAATATAGCGAAAAATGATCTAAAATTGCacataaaagattaaaacacAATATCGATTTAGCTCATCTTGATATCGATATAGCAAAAAATTACAGTTAAAAACTATAGTAATAAACATCATATCAATTTAGCTCATCATGATAAAGTCGAAAATGTTAACTCTCGATCCAAATCTCAATATTGATAAGAGTTGAGCTCTGGTGGTTCTTGTAAATATGGTTAAAAGTTATAGGCAAATATCCTataaatcttcttcttcttccctaaCATCACTTCGTCTAACTTCATTTTGATTTATGAAAATGACCCCTATTTATGTAAAGGACCACATTACGAGATAGAATTACGGAATTTGAGAGTGAGGCTCATAGTTAACTCTCATTACAAAATTCAGTTCAGGTGTGGGATACCTATCCAGAAGTTTTCCCAACTCAATCATGTATGATGGAATCATCAAAGATTTGACCTTTTCGAACTCTGTCTGTAACTCACTATAGGCTCgagaaacaaagagaagatGTGTATGAACGAGATATACAGCaacaagaagaaggaaaaggattGAATAGCGGAACTCCCGAACATTTGGCGATCTCAGATGTGTCGATATCGATGGTGACTCATTATTTCGATGAATCATTTCTTCGGACAGAAGAGGATTATGTAAACACTTACTCGAAATCTCACTTATCAGATTCCATTTTGGAAGACACAATTTTTTCTGAAGAATTCGCCATGATATAGCTGATCCATGCATAATATCACGAAAAATGGATACAAATTTTTGGCTGCTACTTATACTTAGTATCGGCAATAGGTCTGAAAAAGTatctaaaaatggaaaatttagatatttgtaCCCTGTCGAAGTAAAGAACCATGGCATATATGTTTGGAATAGATTCCATTTTGAGAGAGTTGAAAAAGCACTATCTCGTTGAAAGGTTCTATACATCTGCCCTTTCTCAAGGCATTTCTTTAGACAAAGACTCcgttttttcctcttttcgGATGGTAAATATTTCTCAGAACATGGAGTGTGAATCAAACCCatgtttgaattgaaattgagatACTGATGCAAGTTCTTCCCCTCTGAATCAGATAGATTCATATCTGAAAGAGGTTGACAATAAGTTCTTTCAAAATTGACTATTTGTCCCTCTGTTAGAGGTGTTCCAGAAATGTCTGCGATCGAGTAAATAGCTCGACGAACGAATGGATCGGATCGAAttggaaaatggaaagatttgTACAAGTTATACCTTTCGTCACCACTTTGTGGAAAATCGTTAGGTATGAATATGTTAGATACCTGTGACTCGATTGGTGAAATAGTATCTCTCTCCAAAAaagcatgtttttttttaccgccgcacaaagaaaatattttgttgcGAATGAACAAGATATTGAGGAATTGTCCATACgtaaaatcataattattgATACGGGCCTTTTCCACATAATCCACATAAAAAGGGAATCTTTTGTTACAATAGAAGCAGAAGTGATGTGGATTATTCAAGAATCGAAGTCGAGTTGctttataaaaagaagatatcAATGAACTTCTATGAAATGGTTTCACGGGATTTAGCCAATTGTCTTGATCGTGGGATATCATTGAGAAATAGGAATCCGTGTTATCAAAGGATTTCCTGCGATTATTTCTCGTATGGAATGAGTCAATCATCCACTTTGGTATcttattgaacaaaaatggtGATATTGTTCCTCCATTGATCAAGAATTTCGATTTTTGGGAAGTATCATGATCATCCAATAAgaagggtttcaattttttcaNACaacaagaagaaggaaaatgattgaATAGCAGAACTCCCGAACATTTGGCGATCTCAGACGTGTTGATATCGATGGTGACTCATTATTTCGATGAATCATTTCTTCGGACAGAAGAGGATTATATAAACACTTACTCGAAATCTCACTTATCATATTCCATTTTGGAAGATTTTTTCTGAAGAATTTGCCATGATATAGCTGATCCATGCATAATATCACGAAAAATGGATACAAATTTTTTGCGGCTACTTATACTTAGTATCGGCAATAGGTCTGAAAAAGTatctaaaaatggaaaatttagatatttgtaCCCTGTCGAAGTAAAGAACCATGGCATATATGTTTGGAATAGATTCCATTTTGAGAGAGTTGAAAAAGCACTATCTCGTTGAAAGGTTCTATACATCTGCCCTTTCTCAAGGCATTTCTTTAGACAAAGACTCcgttttttcctcttttcgGATGGTAAATATTTCTCAGAACATGGAGTGTGAATCAAACCCatgtttgaattgaaattgagatACTGATGCAAGTTCTTCCCCTCTGAATCAGATAGATTCATATCTGAAAGAGGTTGACAATAAGTTCTTTCAAAATTGACTATTTGTCCCTCTGTTAGAGGTGTTCCAGAAATGTCTGCGATCGAGTAAATAGCTCGACGAACGAATGGATCGGATCGAAttggaaaatggaaagatttgTACAAGTTATACCTTTCGTCACCACTTTGTGGAAAATCGTTAGGTATGAATATGTTAGATACCTGTGACTCGATTGGTGAAATAGTATCTCTCTCCAAAAaagcatgtttttttttaccgccgcacaaagaaaatattttgttgcGAATGAACAAGATATTGAGGAATTGTCCATACctaaaatcataattattgATACGGGGCTTTTCCACGTAATCCACATCAAAAGGGAATCTTTTGTTACAATAGAAGCAGAAGTGATGTGGATTATTCAAGAATCGAAGTCGAGTTGctttataaaaagaagatatcAATGAACTTCTATGAAATGGTTTCACGGGATTTAGCCAATTGTCTTGATCGTGGGATATCATTGAGAAATAGGAATCCGTGTTATCAAAGGATTTCCTGCGATTATTTCTCGTATGGAATGAGTCAATCATCCACTTTGGTATcttattgaacaaaaatggtGATATTGTTCCTCCATTGATCAAGAATTTCGATTTTTGGGAAGTATCATGATCATCCAATAAgaagggtttcaattttttcaaatgaacGATTTGAAGACCTATTGATTCTAACAACTGATTGCAGAGTTGATCATTCGGACCTTTCAATTCATAGATGTGGATCTCGGACCTATGAATGGGGATATTCCCGAAActcacaaagaaaaaaggaagtgAGTTAgacaaaaagagaagaaacttGGACAAAAAGAAACGAAGTGACTTAGACAAATCTTTTTTATCGATAACCTCAAACCAATCAAtcgaatattaattaatacgTAATCGAGCGAGCGAACACtacttgaaaatgaaaatggctcaTTACAAAATAGAATTACGAAATTTGAGAGTGAGGCTCATAGTTAACTCTCATTACAAAATGTCAGACGCGTTCACTTGGAACCTATAATATTAGAGATtctcattaatttattatgattCCAGAGAAGTAAACATATCCTGTGATCTAATATTCAAATCTGTAATCTTttgattaatatatatatattaaccaAATCGAAAACAAAGTGCAAATATAATTTCACTGACAGAAAACAGTTTCTAAGAACAGTTTACCAAAACCAATAAAAGAGttaacaataaaaagaattgacTTATTCATGAAGATACCCATCAAAGAATGACAGCTGATTATGGTTTTGTGAATACAAAAGGGAGGATGGGTCCACATGTTCCCTCCATGTGAGTGCGCATGGGAAAGAGCCATAACTTTGTTCCTTTCTAATAGCCAACAAAAATCAGATTTTTGGGTCACTCCTATCTTAACATTTCCTTCACATATTCTAAGATGAAACTAAACATCACAGTAATAGCCTCACGCTTAGTCCTCGAGGCACCAAAAAAGACTTTGTCGACTGATTTTCAGAGCCTAAAAAgatagcccaagctcaccgttagcagatgttgtccactttgatccattacgtattgccttacgtctcacggttttaaaacgcgtctgttagggaaaggttgCCACACtgttacaaggaatgctttgttcccctttccaaccgatgtgggatctcacaatccgtcCTCGACCCCTcagggacccaacgtcctcgttggcacaccgctcagtgtctagctctaataccatttgtaacggctcaagcctaccgctagcagatactgtctgttgtggcccgttacgtattgtgtcagtctcacgagtttaaaacacgtctactaagaaAATGTTTGCACGCTGTTACAAGGAATACTTCATCTTTTTGCACccaatttctcaatttcttcctaTAAATACCTCAGCTTCTTCATTCCTTCTCTAACAAACTAAACATTGAGTAAATTTGACTCAATATCGCCTTTTGATCTTTCAAGCCAAACTTCCATaccctttcttttccttgtttATTATGGCCAGTTCTGCTTGTATATTGGCTATTTCATTACTAGCATTAGTTGTCTTTATTGCCTTGGCATCTGATCAGAGTCCTATTCAAGATTTCTGTGTAGCAAATAATGGAAGTACAGGTATCTGTTTGATCTCCCCTGTTCTTCCCTTGTTTTAACATATTTATCTGAGTTGCTAGTAAGATAGATTGAACTGGAAACGGTTCAGGAGTCTTACTAGCACCATCTAGGATATgtcaagagaaagaagaacatCTTCTTATTCTCTAAATTCTCGGAAACCTCTGCTTAGCGACATGTTTTTTGCCTATTTCTACAGCATAACCAACCGACGTATAATACTAATCAGTAATCATATTCATTCCTGCTGATGCATCTCATTTGTGCTCTTTATTCCAATAACTGTCATGTGAAGATAAATATTCTGACCCCCTAGTTTCTCCTTCCTTCTCTCATACAAGCATCCTTGTCACATTTGTgaaggattgtgagatcccacgtcggttggagaggagagcgaagcattctttataagggtgtggaaacctctcccttacagacacgttttaaaaaccttgaggggaagcccgaaagggaaaacccagagaagacaatatctgctagcgatgggcttgggctgttacaaatgggatcagagtcagacatcagGCAATGTGctaacgaggaggctgagccccgatggacacgaggcggtgtgccagcaaggacgttgggccccgaaggggatgagattggggggtcccacatcaattggagaagggaatgagtgccagcgaggacgctaggccccgaagagggtggattgtgagattccatatcggttgaggaggagaacgaaacattctttataagggtgtgaaaacctctccctagcaaacacattttaaaaacctcgaggggaagtctaaaagggaaaacccaaagaagataatatctgctagcggtgggcttgggctgttacaaggATAATCATGATATGCTTTCTTTCTAAGTTATTTGTCATCATTatcagaaaaaaataaagttactTAGATGCTGTCCTTTTCCATGATTCTGCTAGCACTTCactaatttttcttcttcttgttaaTCCAATCACTAAAGCATCTGATGTTGTTAGTAATTGATTGCAGTTTTACTAAATGGACTAACCTGCAAGGACCCAAAGGAAGTTGTAGCCGATGACTTTTCCTTCAGCGGACTTCACCTTGCAGCTAACACATCAAATGCACTGGGGTGTCATGTGACTCCAGTTACTCCATCAGAAATGCCAGGACTCAACACTCTTGGCCTCTCCATTGTTAGAATAGACTATGCACCACAAGGCATCAACCCTCTACACACACATCCTCGAGCTTCCGAGATATTGATTGTCTTGGAAGGCAGCTTAGAAGTCGGATTCATCACATCATTTCCTGAAAATCGACATATAGGGAAAGTGTTACAAAAGGGAGATGCATTTGTCTTCCCTGTTGGTCTTGTTCACTACCAGAGAAATCCAGGTCCTACCAATGCAGTTGCTATTGCTGCTCTTAGCAGCCAGAACCCTGGAGTGATTATAGTTGCAAATGCAGTATTTGGGTCTATTCCAA is drawn from Cucurbita pepo subsp. pepo cultivar mu-cu-16 chromosome LG09, ASM280686v2, whole genome shotgun sequence and contains these coding sequences:
- the LOC111801569 gene encoding putative germin-like protein 2-1, which encodes MASSACILAISLLALVVFIALASDQSPIQDFCVANNGSTVLLNGLTCKDPKEVVADDFSFSGLHLAANTSNALGCHVTPVTPSEMPGLNTLGLSIVRIDYAPQGINPLHTHPRASEILIVLEGSLEVGFITSFPENRHIGKVLQKGDAFVFPVGLVHYQRNPGPTNAVAIAALSSQNPGVIIVANAVFGSIPNISSNILEKSFQINKKAIGYLQTKF